From the genome of Actinacidiphila yeochonensis CN732, one region includes:
- a CDS encoding M23 family metallopeptidase, whose translation MRKSTSMKNRTPKLVTRGRLAVVGGGLVAAVSLGATSAFAAGTAHPSESFLAKDASAGVSAAVHKQADGQKAAAVKAAARAHAKAKAEKAAEAKAKAEAKAKAAAHKTHKAHKASWVTPTTGYTLGAGFNKPGKHWINKHSGQDFVVNTGTTVRAAHAGTVVTAGWGGAYGNNIVIKHGSHLYTQYGHLSKIGVYVGEHVNTGEKIGLSGSTGNSTGPHLHFEVRTTAVYGSAIEPLHFLRAHGVNA comes from the coding sequence ATGCGCAAGTCCACGTCCATGAAGAACCGCACCCCCAAGCTCGTCACCCGTGGGCGGCTCGCCGTCGTCGGCGGCGGCCTGGTCGCAGCGGTGTCGCTGGGCGCGACGTCCGCGTTCGCCGCGGGCACGGCGCACCCGTCGGAGAGCTTCCTCGCCAAGGACGCCTCGGCCGGCGTCTCCGCCGCCGTGCACAAGCAGGCCGACGGCCAGAAGGCCGCGGCGGTGAAGGCCGCCGCCCGGGCCCACGCCAAGGCGAAGGCCGAGAAGGCCGCCGAGGCGAAGGCCAAGGCTGAGGCGAAGGCCAAGGCCGCGGCCCACAAGACCCACAAGGCCCACAAGGCGTCCTGGGTCACCCCGACCACCGGCTACACGCTCGGCGCGGGCTTCAACAAGCCCGGCAAGCACTGGATCAACAAGCACTCCGGCCAGGACTTCGTGGTCAACACCGGCACCACCGTCCGGGCCGCGCACGCCGGCACCGTCGTCACCGCCGGCTGGGGCGGCGCGTACGGCAACAACATCGTGATCAAGCACGGCTCGCACCTGTACACGCAGTACGGCCACCTGTCGAAGATCGGCGTGTACGTCGGCGAGCACGTGAACACCGGCGAGAAGATCGGCCTGTCCGGCTCCACCGGCAACTCGACCGGCCCGCACCTGCACTTCGAGGTGCGCACCACGGCCGTCTACGGCTCCGCGATCGAGCCGCTGCACTTCCTGCGCGCCCACGGCGTGAACGCGTAA
- a CDS encoding TetR/AcrR family transcriptional regulator has translation MATPHHARRSDTRRRIQDVALRLFAEQGYEKTSLREIAERLDVTKAALYYHFRTKEDILVSLCEDVTAPVDALITWARAQPHSLETKQEVLRRYSEALWDSEDFFRFVHENQATVRDLAVGAAFRSRVKAVNELLREPDAPVTAQVRSVTALMAMHAGMFVTQNVEGDPEEKRSAVLDVALDLVTQAHRETALTGGRSAGEAVLTAE, from the coding sequence ATGGCAACACCGCACCACGCCCGGCGCAGCGACACGCGCCGCCGTATCCAGGACGTGGCCCTGCGGCTCTTCGCCGAGCAGGGCTACGAGAAGACCTCCCTGCGGGAGATCGCCGAGCGGCTCGACGTCACCAAGGCCGCGCTGTACTACCACTTCAGGACCAAGGAGGACATCCTCGTCAGCCTCTGCGAGGACGTCACCGCCCCGGTGGACGCGCTGATCACCTGGGCGCGCGCGCAGCCGCACAGCCTGGAGACCAAGCAGGAGGTGCTGCGCCGCTACAGCGAGGCGCTGTGGGACTCCGAGGACTTCTTCCGCTTCGTGCACGAGAACCAGGCGACCGTCCGCGACCTCGCGGTCGGAGCCGCCTTCCGGAGCCGGGTGAAGGCCGTCAACGAGCTGCTGCGCGAGCCCGACGCGCCGGTGACGGCGCAGGTGCGGTCGGTCACCGCACTGATGGCGATGCACGCGGGGATGTTCGTGACGCAGAACGTCGAGGGCGATCCGGAGGAGAAGCGGAGCGCCGTCCTCGACGTGGCCCTGGACCTGGTCACACAGGCGCACCGGGAGACGGCCCTGACCGGCGGCCGGTCCGCCGGCGAGGCGGTACTGACCGCCGAGTGA
- a CDS encoding sensor histidine kinase produces the protein MAGRGRRLLARLRAALRPGLRWKISAAIAAVSALVVLALSLLVHNAARASMINSTRDVQDERVQSALRIYEATGRLAFYARLDDPDLPAALKRYAAKGQRATYVVDADDGDPTVWAETPAGDGKVLSLKSSFNDRYSVLVDLDGSLIVGSTLVVGGGTAMGVLIGGRMSRRLRKAATAARKVADGDPHVRVREAVGGRRVRDETDELARAVDAMADALQRRLEAERRVTADIAHELRTPVTGLVTAAELLPPGRPSELVRDRVHALRTLVEDVLEVARLDGAAEHPELAEVELGAFVGRRVAALAPDAVVTVEREARVRTDPRRLERILGNLLANAVRHGRPRIEVTVSGPLLRVRDHGPGFPPELLDEGPSRFRTGSPHRSGGGHGLGLTIAAGQARVLGARLTFRNLPETAGGGAVAQLHLPG, from the coding sequence CTGGCGGGACGCGGCCGGCGCCTGCTGGCCCGGCTGCGCGCCGCCCTGCGCCCGGGGCTGCGGTGGAAGATCAGCGCGGCCATCGCCGCCGTGTCCGCCCTGGTGGTGCTCGCGCTCAGCCTCCTCGTCCACAACGCGGCCCGGGCCAGCATGATCAACTCCACCCGGGACGTCCAGGACGAGCGGGTGCAGTCGGCGCTGCGGATCTACGAGGCGACCGGCCGGCTGGCCTTCTACGCCCGGCTGGACGACCCGGACCTGCCGGCCGCGCTCAAGCGGTACGCCGCCAAGGGCCAGCGCGCCACCTACGTCGTGGACGCGGACGACGGCGACCCGACCGTGTGGGCGGAGACCCCGGCCGGCGACGGAAAGGTGCTCTCGCTCAAGAGCTCCTTCAACGACCGCTACTCCGTTCTGGTGGATCTCGACGGTTCGCTGATCGTCGGCTCGACCCTCGTCGTAGGGGGCGGCACCGCGATGGGCGTGCTGATCGGCGGCCGGATGTCCCGGCGGCTGCGGAAGGCGGCCACCGCGGCCCGCAAGGTCGCCGACGGGGACCCGCACGTGCGGGTGCGCGAGGCGGTCGGCGGCCGCCGGGTGCGGGACGAGACCGACGAGCTGGCCCGCGCGGTGGACGCGATGGCCGACGCGCTCCAGCGGCGGCTGGAGGCCGAGCGCCGGGTCACCGCCGACATCGCGCACGAGCTGCGCACCCCCGTCACCGGCCTGGTGACGGCGGCCGAGCTGCTGCCGCCGGGGCGGCCGTCGGAGCTGGTGCGCGACCGGGTGCACGCGCTGCGCACGCTGGTGGAGGACGTGCTGGAGGTGGCCCGGCTGGACGGTGCCGCCGAGCACCCCGAGCTGGCGGAGGTGGAGCTGGGCGCGTTCGTCGGCCGCCGGGTGGCGGCGCTGGCCCCGGACGCGGTGGTGACGGTCGAGCGCGAGGCGCGGGTGCGCACCGATCCGCGCCGCCTGGAGCGCATCCTCGGCAACCTGCTGGCCAACGCCGTCCGCCACGGTCGGCCCCGGATCGAGGTGACGGTGAGCGGGCCGCTGCTGCGGGTGCGCGACCACGGCCCGGGCTTCCCACCCGAGCTGCTCGACGAGGGGCCGAGCCGGTTCCGCACCGGCAGCCCGCACCGCTCGGGCGGCGGGCACGGCCTCGGGCTGACCATCGCGGCCGGGCAGGCACGGGTCCTCGGCGCCCGCCTCACCTTCCGCAACCTGCCGGAGACGGCCGGCGGCGGCGCCGTCGCACAGCTCCATCTGCCCGGCTGA
- the cseB gene encoding two-component system response regulator CseB, with product MARTHVLFVEDDDVIREATTLSLERDGFEVTAARDGLAGLEAFRGRRPDLALLDVMLPGLDGVSLCRRIRDESTVPVIMVSARADAIDVVLGLEAGADDYVTKPFDGAVLVARIRAVLRRFRASEPEDEPGGAVLSFGDIAIDPEGLEVTRDGRRLALTPTEMRLLLEFAAAPGTVLSRDRLLERVWDYSWGGDTRVVDVHVQRLRAKIGQDRLETVRGFGYKLRA from the coding sequence ATGGCCAGGACCCACGTGCTCTTCGTCGAGGACGACGACGTGATCCGTGAGGCGACGACCCTCTCCCTGGAGCGGGACGGCTTCGAGGTGACCGCCGCGCGCGACGGCCTGGCCGGCCTGGAGGCGTTCCGCGGCCGGCGGCCCGACCTCGCCCTGCTCGACGTGATGCTGCCGGGGCTGGACGGGGTGAGCCTGTGCCGGCGGATCCGGGACGAGTCCACCGTGCCGGTGATCATGGTCTCCGCGCGGGCCGACGCCATCGACGTCGTCCTCGGTCTGGAGGCCGGCGCGGACGACTACGTCACCAAGCCGTTCGACGGGGCCGTGCTGGTGGCCCGCATCCGGGCGGTGCTGCGCCGCTTCCGGGCCAGCGAGCCCGAGGACGAGCCGGGCGGCGCGGTGCTCTCCTTCGGCGACATCGCCATCGACCCGGAGGGCCTGGAGGTCACCCGGGACGGCCGGCGGCTGGCGCTGACCCCCACGGAGATGCGGCTGCTGCTGGAGTTCGCCGCCGCGCCGGGCACGGTGCTCTCCCGCGACCGGCTGCTGGAACGGGTGTGGGACTACTCCTGGGGCGGCGACACCCGGGTCGTCGACGTGCACGTGCAACGGCTGCGGGCCAAGATCGGCCAGGACCGGCTGGAGACGGTGCGCGGTTTCGGCTACAAGCTGCGGGCCTGA
- a CDS encoding SigE family RNA polymerase sigma factor, which produces MPLDFEEYVRTRQDALLRSARRLVPDPVDAQDLVQTALVRTYRLWDGIADKSLADAYLRRVMINTRTEWWRSRRLAEIPTEELPDASIDDGAEQRADRAMLRDVLGVLAPKQRQVVVLRHYGQLSTEETARALGMSTGTVKSTLHRALARLRQELEHGRYGYSHTGEDGTCAA; this is translated from the coding sequence GTGCCCCTGGACTTCGAGGAGTACGTGCGCACCCGCCAGGACGCCCTGCTGCGCAGCGCCCGCCGGCTGGTGCCGGACCCGGTCGACGCGCAGGACCTGGTGCAGACCGCGCTGGTGCGCACGTACCGCCTGTGGGACGGCATCGCCGACAAGTCGCTGGCCGACGCGTACCTGCGCCGGGTGATGATCAACACCCGCACCGAGTGGTGGCGCAGCCGCCGGCTGGCGGAGATCCCCACCGAGGAGCTGCCGGACGCCAGCATCGACGACGGTGCCGAGCAGCGCGCCGACCGGGCGATGCTGCGGGACGTGCTGGGCGTCCTCGCGCCCAAGCAGCGACAGGTCGTCGTCCTGCGCCACTACGGCCAGCTCAGCACCGAGGAGACCGCCCGTGCCCTGGGAATGTCGACGGGTACGGTGAAGAGCACCCTGCACCGGGCCCTGGCCCGGCTGCGCCAGGAGCTGGAGCACGGCAGGTACGGGTACTCGCACACGGGAGAGGACGGGACGTGCGCCGCGTAG
- a CDS encoding HhH-GPD family protein, translating into MTSLTSPPASSGAPAAPTPTSTPSTPSVPASGPASGPASGPVPAASALGAPAALGELHTLVIDWFDDNARDLPWRHPDAGAWSVMVSEFMLQQTPVSRVLPVHQEWLERWPRPADLAAEPPGEAVRAWGRLGYPRRALRLHAAATAIAQQHGGEVPYDQAELLALPGVGEYTAAAVASFAYGRRHSVLDTNVRRVFARVVSGTQYPPNATTAAERRLASALLPEEDATAARWAAATMELGALVCVARSPKCGACPVASRCAWRLAGSPAHDGPPRKGQTYAGTDRQVRGRLLAVLRASTAPVPRSALDAVWSDAVQRSRALAGLIEDGLVEPLPGQRFRLPR; encoded by the coding sequence ATGACGAGTCTGACAAGCCCTCCCGCGTCCTCCGGCGCCCCGGCCGCACCCACCCCCACGTCCACGCCGTCCACGCCATCCGTGCCAGCGTCCGGCCCCGCGTCCGGCCCGGCCTCCGGCCCGGTGCCCGCCGCGTCGGCCCTGGGCGCTCCGGCCGCGCTCGGGGAGTTGCACACCCTGGTGATCGACTGGTTCGACGACAACGCCCGCGACCTGCCGTGGCGCCACCCCGACGCCGGCGCCTGGTCGGTGATGGTCAGCGAGTTCATGCTCCAGCAGACCCCGGTCAGCCGGGTACTGCCGGTCCACCAGGAGTGGCTGGAGCGCTGGCCGCGCCCGGCGGACCTGGCCGCCGAACCGCCCGGCGAGGCGGTACGGGCCTGGGGCCGGCTCGGCTACCCCCGCAGGGCGCTGCGGCTGCACGCCGCGGCCACCGCCATAGCGCAGCAGCACGGCGGCGAAGTCCCCTACGACCAAGCGGAGTTGCTCGCGCTGCCGGGGGTCGGCGAGTACACCGCGGCGGCCGTCGCCTCGTTCGCCTACGGCCGCCGCCACAGCGTCCTGGACACCAACGTGCGGCGGGTGTTCGCCCGGGTCGTCTCGGGCACCCAGTACCCGCCGAACGCCACCACCGCCGCCGAACGGCGGCTGGCCTCGGCGCTGCTGCCCGAGGAGGACGCCACGGCCGCCCGCTGGGCCGCCGCCACCATGGAGTTGGGCGCCCTGGTGTGCGTGGCGCGCTCCCCGAAATGCGGTGCCTGCCCGGTCGCGTCCCGCTGCGCCTGGCGACTGGCCGGCTCGCCCGCGCACGACGGGCCGCCGCGCAAGGGGCAGACGTACGCGGGCACCGACCGCCAGGTCCGCGGACGGCTGCTCGCGGTGCTGCGGGCCAGTACCGCGCCGGTCCCGCGCTCGGCGCTCGACGCGGTCTGGTCGGACGCAGTGCAGCGCTCCCGGGCGCTGGCCGGGCTGATCGAGGACGGCCTGGTGGAGCCGCTGCCGGGCCAGCGGTTCCGCCTCCCCCGCTGA
- the disA gene encoding DNA integrity scanning diadenylate cyclase DisA, whose protein sequence is MAANDRAGGPAPARRAAADSVGRAGADGSLLRASLSAVAPGTALRDGLERIVRGNTGGLIVLGMDKTVDSLCSGGFVLDVEFTATRLRELCKLDGALILDRDITKILRAGVQLVPDPAIPTEETGTRHRTADRVSRQVGFPVVSVSQSMQLIALYVDGQRRVLEDSPAILSRANQALATLERYKLRLDEVAGTLSALEIEDLVTVRDVTAVAQRLEMVRRIATEIAEYVIELGTDGRLLSLQLDELIAGVDPERELVARDYVPEPTAKRARTVQEALAELDALPQNELIELTTVARALGYTGSPESLDSAVSPRGYRLLAKVPRLPNTVIERLVEHFGGLQKLLAASVDDLQAVEGVGEARARTVREGLSRLAESSILERYV, encoded by the coding sequence GTGGCAGCCAACGACCGGGCAGGCGGGCCTGCCCCGGCGCGTAGGGCGGCGGCGGACTCCGTCGGGCGGGCGGGCGCCGACGGCAGCCTGCTGCGCGCGTCGCTGAGCGCGGTCGCGCCCGGTACCGCCCTGCGCGACGGCCTGGAACGGATCGTCCGCGGCAACACCGGCGGCCTGATCGTGCTGGGCATGGACAAGACCGTCGACTCGCTGTGCAGCGGCGGCTTCGTCCTGGACGTGGAGTTCACCGCGACCCGGCTGCGCGAGCTGTGCAAGCTGGACGGCGCGCTCATCCTGGACAGGGACATCACCAAGATCCTGCGGGCCGGGGTGCAGCTGGTGCCCGACCCGGCGATCCCCACCGAGGAGACCGGCACCCGGCACCGCACCGCCGACCGGGTCAGCCGCCAGGTCGGGTTCCCGGTGGTCTCGGTGAGCCAGTCGATGCAGCTGATCGCCCTGTACGTGGACGGGCAGCGCCGGGTGCTGGAGGACTCCCCCGCGATCCTGTCCCGCGCCAACCAGGCGCTGGCCACGCTGGAGCGGTACAAGCTGCGGCTGGACGAGGTCGCGGGCACCCTCTCGGCGCTGGAGATCGAGGACCTGGTCACGGTCCGGGACGTCACCGCGGTCGCCCAGCGGCTGGAGATGGTCCGCCGGATCGCCACCGAGATCGCCGAGTACGTCATCGAACTGGGCACCGACGGACGCCTGCTGTCCCTCCAGCTCGACGAGCTGATCGCCGGGGTGGACCCGGAGCGCGAGCTGGTCGCCCGGGACTACGTGCCCGAGCCCACCGCCAAGCGCGCCCGCACCGTCCAGGAGGCGCTGGCCGAGCTGGACGCGCTGCCGCAGAACGAACTCATCGAACTCACCACCGTGGCAAGGGCGCTGGGCTACACCGGCTCCCCGGAGTCGCTGGACTCGGCGGTCTCGCCGCGCGGCTACCGGCTGCTCGCGAAGGTGCCGCGGCTGCCCAACACGGTCATCGAGCGGCTGGTGGAGCACTTCGGCGGGCTGCAGAAGCTGCTGGCGGCCAGCGTGGACGACCTCCAGGCGGTGGAGGGCGTCGGCGAGGCGCGGGCCCGTACGGTCCGCGAGGGGCTGTCCCGGCTCGCCGAGTCCTCGATCCTCGAACGGTACGTCTGA
- the radA gene encoding DNA repair protein RadA: MATRKPAAKDRPSYRCTECGWTTVKWLGRCGECQAWGTVEETGGAPAVRTTAPGRVTAPARPIAQVDGRQATARSTGVPELDRVLGGGLVPGAVVLMAGEPGVGKSTLLLDVAAKASGPQSPTLYVTGEESASQVRLRADRIGALADHLYLAAETDLSAVLGHLDDVKPALLVLDSVQTVASPEIDGAPGGMAQVREVAGALIRASKERGMATLLVGHVTKDGAIAGPRLLEHLVDVVLSFEGDRHARLRLLRGVKNRYGATEEVGCFELHDDGIAGLADPSGLFLTRRDEPVPGTCLTVTLEGRRPLVAEVQALTVDTQIPSPRRTTSGLENSRVSMMLAVLEQRGRIKSIGKQDIYTATVGGVRLTEPAADLAVALALASAAIDTPLPKNLVAVGEVGLAGEVRRVTGVQRRLSEAHRLGFTHALVPPDPGRIPAGMRVTEVTDIGEALRALPRGRRG, encoded by the coding sequence ATGGCCACCCGTAAACCCGCCGCCAAGGACCGCCCCTCGTACCGCTGCACCGAGTGCGGCTGGACGACGGTGAAGTGGCTCGGCCGCTGCGGGGAGTGCCAGGCGTGGGGCACCGTCGAGGAGACCGGCGGGGCACCGGCGGTGCGGACCACCGCGCCCGGCCGGGTCACCGCCCCGGCCCGGCCGATCGCGCAGGTCGACGGCCGGCAGGCCACGGCCCGCTCCACCGGCGTGCCGGAGCTGGACCGGGTGCTCGGCGGCGGCCTGGTGCCCGGCGCCGTGGTGCTGATGGCGGGCGAGCCGGGCGTCGGCAAGTCCACGCTGCTGCTGGACGTGGCCGCGAAGGCGTCCGGGCCGCAGAGTCCCACCCTCTACGTCACCGGTGAGGAGTCGGCCTCCCAGGTGCGGCTGCGGGCCGACCGCATCGGCGCGCTGGCCGACCACCTGTACCTCGCCGCGGAGACCGACCTTTCGGCCGTGCTCGGCCACCTCGACGACGTCAAGCCCGCGCTGCTGGTCCTGGACTCGGTGCAGACCGTGGCCTCCCCGGAGATCGACGGCGCCCCCGGCGGCATGGCGCAGGTCCGGGAGGTGGCCGGGGCGCTGATCCGGGCCTCCAAGGAGCGCGGCATGGCCACGCTGCTGGTGGGCCACGTCACCAAGGACGGCGCCATCGCCGGCCCGCGCCTGCTGGAGCACCTGGTCGACGTGGTGCTGAGCTTCGAGGGCGACCGGCACGCCCGGCTGCGGCTGCTGCGCGGGGTGAAGAACCGCTACGGCGCCACCGAGGAGGTCGGCTGCTTCGAGCTGCACGACGACGGCATCGCCGGCCTGGCCGACCCGTCCGGCCTCTTCCTCACCCGCCGCGACGAACCGGTGCCCGGCACCTGCCTGACCGTCACCCTCGAAGGGCGCCGGCCGCTGGTCGCCGAGGTGCAGGCGCTCACCGTGGACACCCAGATCCCCTCGCCGCGGCGCACCACGTCCGGGCTGGAGAACTCCCGGGTGTCGATGATGCTGGCGGTGCTGGAGCAGCGCGGCCGGATCAAGTCCATCGGCAAGCAGGACATCTACACCGCCACCGTCGGCGGGGTACGGCTGACCGAGCCCGCCGCGGACCTCGCCGTGGCCCTCGCCCTGGCCAGCGCCGCCATCGACACGCCGCTGCCGAAGAACCTGGTGGCCGTGGGCGAGGTCGGGCTGGCCGGCGAGGTGCGCCGGGTGACGGGTGTGCAGCGGCGGCTGAGCGAGGCGCACCGGCTCGGCTTCACCCACGCGCTGGTGCCGCCGGACCCGGGCAGGATCCCCGCCGGGATGCGGGTGACGGAGGTCACCGACATCGGCGAGGCGCTGCGCGCGCTGCCCCGGGGCCGCCGCGGCTGA
- a CDS encoding BACON domain-containing protein translates to MTSRQETPIHSTGAHRRHRAQAGRSRADREPERGARGQSGRRDGHPPRPRGTLPMQPPAHYEPYLDGLFTYCLSILCEHDAAAAALGEVLALAERQRVRLRDPALRRPWLYALARWVCLRRLAAGRRAVPPASEAVAAQRRAQLAALAWPEAAGTTPEQREALELAVRHQMAPREVAHVLGVDAEVCRNRLARAACEVERTRTALAVVDSGRCPDVSQLAGEPRVLLGPALRDELVRHVDECAVCRRAAERVVAEGPWPGAPDAAAMLALVEAPRSAAYAALLHAMDTGFGRARESTPRFDRRGFPVDLVDVAARRAQLRHRAMTGTMVAAVVAAPVLAVWAAYRATPLGEGGHGARSAASPDGIDGVPYEKAGSAGPTTRGTATVAPGSPSAATAASVAVAVSGGTAPPSATAAGAGWLQVSARLGHGRTFVTLTAGGGAPVRWKASTTAYWLEFPARSGTLKPGETVTLVIRVDRAMEPRGVWTARIAFDPGDAVVTLRGSAARSAPPSRTGGTPTPSVSAPAATPTDPGTQPPTSAPPTDSPSPTPTAASTPPDSAPPASASPTPTDTATADPSGQG, encoded by the coding sequence GTGACCAGCAGGCAGGAGACCCCCATCCACAGCACCGGCGCCCACCGCAGGCACCGCGCGCAGGCCGGGCGGTCCCGCGCTGACCGGGAGCCCGAGCGGGGCGCCCGGGGGCAGAGCGGGCGTCGGGACGGCCACCCCCCGCGGCCGCGGGGCACGCTGCCCATGCAGCCCCCGGCCCACTACGAGCCGTACCTCGACGGCCTGTTCACGTACTGCCTGTCCATCCTGTGCGAGCACGACGCGGCGGCGGCCGCGCTCGGCGAGGTGCTGGCGCTGGCCGAGCGGCAGCGGGTGCGGCTGCGCGACCCCGCGCTGCGCAGGCCCTGGCTGTACGCGCTGGCCCGCTGGGTGTGCCTGCGGCGGCTGGCCGCCGGGCGCCGCGCGGTGCCGCCCGCCTCGGAGGCCGTGGCGGCCCAGCGGCGGGCCCAACTCGCCGCGCTGGCCTGGCCGGAGGCGGCCGGCACCACACCCGAGCAGCGCGAGGCGCTGGAGTTGGCGGTGCGCCACCAGATGGCCCCGCGCGAGGTCGCGCACGTGCTCGGCGTCGACGCCGAGGTGTGCCGCAACCGGCTGGCACGGGCCGCCTGCGAGGTGGAGCGGACCCGTACCGCGCTGGCCGTGGTCGACTCCGGCCGCTGCCCCGACGTCTCGCAGCTCGCCGGGGAGCCCCGGGTGCTGCTCGGCCCGGCCCTGCGGGACGAACTGGTGCGGCACGTCGACGAGTGCGCGGTGTGCCGCCGCGCCGCCGAGCGGGTGGTGGCCGAGGGCCCCTGGCCGGGCGCGCCGGACGCCGCGGCCATGCTCGCGCTGGTCGAGGCGCCGCGCTCGGCGGCGTACGCGGCGCTGCTGCACGCCATGGACACCGGCTTCGGCCGGGCCCGCGAGTCGACGCCGCGCTTCGACCGGCGCGGCTTCCCGGTGGACCTCGTCGACGTCGCCGCCCGCCGGGCCCAGCTGCGGCACCGGGCGATGACGGGCACGATGGTCGCCGCCGTGGTGGCCGCGCCGGTCCTCGCCGTCTGGGCCGCCTACCGGGCCACCCCGCTCGGCGAGGGCGGCCACGGGGCCCGCTCCGCCGCGTCCCCCGACGGCATCGACGGCGTGCCCTACGAGAAGGCCGGCAGCGCGGGCCCCACCACCCGGGGCACCGCCACCGTCGCGCCCGGCTCGCCCTCGGCCGCCACGGCCGCGTCCGTGGCCGTGGCCGTCAGCGGCGGTACGGCGCCTCCCTCCGCCACCGCGGCGGGCGCCGGCTGGCTCCAGGTGAGCGCGCGCCTCGGGCACGGCCGCACGTTCGTGACGCTCACCGCCGGCGGCGGCGCCCCGGTGCGCTGGAAGGCGTCGACCACCGCGTACTGGCTGGAGTTCCCGGCGCGTTCGGGGACGCTGAAGCCCGGGGAAACGGTCACCCTGGTGATCCGGGTGGACCGAGCGATGGAGCCGCGCGGGGTCTGGACGGCCCGGATCGCCTTCGACCCGGGAGACGCCGTGGTCACCCTCCGGGGCTCCGCCGCCCGCTCGGCGCCACCGAGCCGGACCGGCGGTACGCCGACACCCTCCGTCTCGGCACCGGCGGCCACACCGACCGACCCCGGCACGCAGCCGCCGACCTCGGCGCCGCCCACCGACAGCCCGTCGCCCACCCCGACGGCCGCTTCGACCCCGCCGGACTCCGCCCCGCCGGCCTCCGCGAGCCCCACGCCCACCGACACCGCCACCGCGGACCCCTCCGGCCAGGGCTGA
- a CDS encoding Ppx/GppA phosphatase family protein has protein sequence MRLGVLDVGSNTVHLLVVDAHPGARPLPAYSHKSELRLAELLDEAGAISEAGVTRLVATVADAVRVAEDKGVEDVLPFATSAVREAANGEEVLARVERETGVRLTVLSGADEARLTFLAVRRWFGWSSGRLLVLDIGGGSLEVGFGMDEYPDAAVSLPLGAGRLTAGWLPGDPPAPEDVRALRRHARAEIARTVADFARLGRPDHVVGTSKTFRQLARICGAARSTEGAYVQRRLRRDALEARVPELAAMTAARRTTLPGVSEGRARQLLAGALVAEGAMDLFGVDELEICPWALREGVILRKLDVMAAEPAAPGMTTGGSPVGTVTAPVVMPGA, from the coding sequence ATGCGACTCGGAGTGCTCGACGTGGGTTCCAACACCGTTCACCTGCTGGTGGTCGACGCGCATCCCGGCGCGCGCCCGCTGCCGGCCTACTCCCACAAGTCGGAGCTGCGGCTCGCCGAACTGCTCGACGAGGCCGGTGCGATCAGCGAGGCCGGCGTCACCCGGCTGGTGGCCACGGTGGCCGACGCGGTGCGGGTGGCCGAGGACAAGGGCGTCGAGGACGTGCTGCCGTTCGCCACCTCGGCGGTGCGCGAGGCGGCCAACGGCGAGGAGGTGCTGGCCCGGGTCGAGCGGGAGACGGGGGTGCGGCTGACCGTGCTCTCCGGCGCGGACGAGGCGCGGCTGACCTTCCTGGCGGTGCGCCGCTGGTTCGGCTGGTCCTCGGGACGGCTGCTGGTGCTCGACATCGGCGGCGGTTCCCTGGAGGTCGGGTTCGGCATGGACGAGTACCCGGACGCGGCCGTGTCGCTGCCGCTGGGCGCGGGCCGGCTCACCGCCGGCTGGCTGCCGGGCGACCCGCCCGCGCCCGAGGACGTCCGCGCGCTGCGCCGCCACGCGCGGGCCGAGATAGCCCGCACGGTCGCCGACTTCGCCCGGCTGGGCCGCCCCGACCACGTGGTGGGCACCTCCAAGACGTTCCGGCAGCTCGCCCGGATCTGCGGGGCCGCCCGCAGCACGGAGGGCGCCTACGTGCAGCGCCGGCTGCGCCGGGACGCCCTGGAGGCCCGGGTGCCCGAGCTGGCCGCGATGACCGCCGCGCGCCGCACCACGCTGCCCGGCGTCTCCGAGGGCCGGGCCCGGCAGCTCCTGGCGGGGGCACTGGTCGCCGAGGGCGCCATGGACCTCTTCGGCGTGGACGAGCTGGAGATCTGCCCGTGGGCGCTGCGCGAGGGGGTCATCCTGCGCAAGCTCGACGTGATGGCCGCCGAGCCCGCCGCGCCCGGCATGACCACCGGCGGCTCCCCGGTCGGCACGGTGACGGCGCCGGTGGTCATGCCGGGCGCGTGA